One genomic region from Prevotella sp. Rep29 encodes:
- a CDS encoding HD domain-containing protein, with translation MKEQFIKLLQATKRTGIESVVSYLEQAGFFLAPASVSRHLSHEGGLLEHSLNVWKMAQMLRMQTIGMRPELEKQLPEDSVTIAALLHDVCKANIYKTVQKWRKDENNRWESYDAYDTDYSRFPVGHGEKSVIMLLRLGLQLTNDEIIAIRWHMGAWNLPMQSYEDKQNISVAYDGCPLAAIIQAADALATHILETKKEES, from the coding sequence ATGAAAGAACAATTCATCAAACTGCTGCAAGCAACCAAGCGAACGGGGATTGAAAGCGTCGTGAGCTATCTCGAACAAGCCGGATTCTTCCTCGCACCGGCATCCGTCAGCCGGCATCTGAGCCACGAGGGCGGATTGCTGGAACACTCACTCAACGTGTGGAAAATGGCGCAGATGTTGCGCATGCAGACCATCGGCATGCGCCCCGAACTCGAAAAACAACTGCCCGAAGACAGCGTCACCATCGCAGCACTCCTGCACGACGTCTGCAAAGCCAACATCTACAAGACGGTGCAGAAGTGGCGCAAGGACGAGAACAACCGTTGGGAGTCATACGATGCCTATGACACGGACTACAGCCGCTTCCCCGTCGGGCACGGCGAGAAGTCGGTCATCATGCTCCTGCGGCTGGGACTGCAACTGACCAACGACGAAATCATCGCCATACGCTGGCACATGGGAGCGTGGAACCTGCCCATGCAAAGCTATGAAGACAAGCAAAACATCTCCGTAGCCTACGACGGATGTCCGCTCGCAGCCATCATACAGGCAGCCGACGCACTCGCCACGCACATCCTCGAAACAAAAAAAGAAGAATCATAA
- a CDS encoding xylulokinase, which yields MYLLGYDIGSSSIKCSLVDAQSGLCAAQASYPAHEAPISAPQQGWAEQDPENWWQYVRIVTQQVLQKTKATGSDIAAIGISYQMHGLVCVDEQQRALRPAIIWCDSRAVTYGNEAFRTLGEDYCLNHLLNSPGNFTAAKLAWLKDNEPDTFNRIHKVMLPGDYIAMRLSGTIATTVSGLSEGIFWDFLRNDVSQELLDHFGFSRELLADVKPTFGIQGEVSAQAAAELGLAEGTPITYRAGDQPNNALSLNVLQPGEIASTAGTSGVVYGVLGKVNHDPLSRVNPFAHVNHTPQEPRLGVLLCINGTGILNSWIRRNVADPGMTYSEINDLASQAPVGSGKLSIIPFGNGAERILENRETGCSIMGLDFNHHGKAHLMRAAQEGIVFSFKYGMEIMEQMGMRVNRIRAGHTNMFLSPLFCTTLASIAQAPIDLYDTDGSMGAARGAGIGAGIYRDASEAFASLKKIAETEPDEKRLQQYQEAYLLWKERLETILSHE from the coding sequence ATGTATTTACTCGGTTACGACATCGGAAGTTCTTCGATAAAATGCAGTCTGGTCGATGCACAGTCGGGATTGTGCGCGGCACAGGCATCCTATCCTGCCCACGAGGCACCCATCAGTGCACCGCAGCAGGGATGGGCTGAACAAGACCCTGAAAACTGGTGGCAATACGTGCGCATCGTCACGCAACAGGTGCTGCAAAAGACGAAAGCGACGGGAAGCGACATCGCCGCCATAGGTATCTCCTATCAGATGCACGGCTTGGTGTGTGTCGATGAGCAGCAGCGCGCCCTGCGACCTGCCATCATCTGGTGCGACTCGCGCGCTGTGACCTACGGCAACGAGGCTTTCCGGACGCTGGGTGAAGACTACTGCCTGAACCACCTGCTCAACTCTCCCGGCAACTTCACCGCTGCCAAACTGGCGTGGCTCAAAGACAACGAGCCCGACACCTTCAACCGCATCCATAAGGTGATGCTTCCCGGCGACTACATCGCCATGCGGCTGAGTGGCACCATCGCCACCACCGTCTCGGGCTTGTCGGAAGGCATCTTCTGGGACTTCCTCCGCAACGACGTGTCGCAGGAACTACTGGACCACTTCGGTTTCTCGCGCGAACTGCTCGCCGACGTGAAGCCCACCTTCGGCATCCAGGGCGAGGTGAGCGCGCAAGCCGCTGCCGAACTGGGACTGGCAGAGGGCACACCCATCACCTACAGGGCGGGCGACCAGCCCAACAATGCCCTGTCGCTGAACGTGCTGCAACCCGGCGAGATAGCCTCAACGGCAGGCACGTCGGGCGTCGTGTATGGCGTATTGGGAAAGGTGAACCACGACCCGCTGTCGCGCGTCAACCCCTTCGCCCACGTCAACCACACGCCGCAGGAGCCCCGCCTGGGAGTGCTGCTGTGCATCAACGGCACGGGCATCCTCAACTCGTGGATAAGGCGCAACGTGGCAGACCCGGGCATGACCTACTCAGAGATAAACGATTTGGCATCCCAGGCACCTGTGGGGTCCGGAAAACTGAGTATTATCCCCTTCGGCAACGGTGCCGAGCGCATATTGGAGAACCGCGAGACGGGCTGCAGCATCATGGGGCTGGACTTCAACCACCACGGCAAGGCACATCTGATGCGCGCCGCACAGGAAGGCATCGTCTTTTCCTTCAAATACGGCATGGAAATCATGGAACAGATGGGCATGCGCGTGAACCGCATCCGCGCCGGACACACCAACATGTTTCTCAGTCCGCTGTTCTGCACCACACTCGCAAGCATCGCCCAAGCACCCATCGACCTCTATGACACCGACGGCTCAATGGGGGCTGCGCGCGGAGCAGGCATCGGAGCAGGCATCTACCGCGATGCTTCCGAGGCATTTGCGTCGCTCAAGAAGATTGCCGAGACCGAGCCCGACGAGAAGCGCCTGCAGCAATACCAAGAGGCTTACCTGCTGTGGAAAGAGCGCCTGGAGACCATCCTTTCACATGAATAA
- the xylA gene encoding xylose isomerase, with the protein METKKEFFPEIGKIKFEGKNSRNPLAYRYYDAEKVVMGKKMKDWFKFAMAWWHTLCAQGTDQFGGETKQFPWNTATDPMQAARDKVDAGFEFMTKMGIEYFCFHDVDLIAEAPTVEEYEANLKAIVAYIKEKQAETGIKNLWGTANVFGHKRYMNGAATNPDFDVVARAIVQIKNAIDATIELGGTSYVFWGGREGYMSLLNTDQKREKDHLAQMLTMARDYARARGFKGTFLIEPKPMEPTKHQYDVDTETVIGFLKAHNLDKDFKVNIEVNHATLAGHTFEHELAVAVDNGMLGSIDANRGDYQNGWDTDQFPIDNFELTQAMLQIIRNGGFTDGGTNFDAKTRRNSTDLEDIFIAHIAAMDAMARALESAAAIIEQSPYCQMFKERYASFDSGMGKEFEQGKLSLEQVYEYGKTVGEPELRSGKQELYEAIVNMYC; encoded by the coding sequence ATGGAAACAAAAAAAGAATTTTTCCCCGAGATTGGTAAAATCAAGTTTGAAGGCAAAAACAGCCGTAACCCCTTGGCATATCGCTACTACGACGCAGAGAAAGTGGTGATGGGCAAGAAGATGAAAGACTGGTTCAAGTTTGCCATGGCATGGTGGCACACACTCTGCGCACAAGGCACCGACCAGTTTGGCGGCGAAACCAAGCAATTCCCCTGGAACACCGCTACCGACCCCATGCAGGCAGCCCGCGACAAAGTGGATGCCGGCTTTGAGTTTATGACGAAGATGGGCATCGAATACTTCTGCTTCCACGACGTGGACCTGATAGCCGAAGCACCCACCGTGGAAGAGTATGAAGCCAACCTGAAGGCTATCGTCGCCTATATCAAGGAGAAACAAGCCGAGACAGGCATCAAGAACCTGTGGGGAACAGCCAACGTATTCGGACACAAGCGCTACATGAACGGTGCTGCCACCAACCCCGACTTCGACGTTGTGGCACGCGCCATCGTACAAATCAAGAACGCCATCGACGCCACCATCGAACTCGGCGGCACCAGCTACGTATTCTGGGGCGGACGCGAGGGCTACATGAGTCTGCTCAACACCGACCAGAAACGCGAGAAAGACCACTTGGCACAGATGCTCACGATGGCTCGCGACTATGCCCGTGCCCGCGGCTTCAAAGGCACTTTCCTCATCGAACCAAAACCGATGGAGCCCACCAAGCACCAGTATGACGTGGACACGGAGACGGTCATCGGATTCCTCAAGGCACACAACCTGGACAAAGACTTCAAAGTCAACATCGAAGTGAACCACGCCACGCTGGCAGGACACACCTTCGAGCACGAACTGGCTGTGGCTGTCGATAACGGGATGCTCGGTTCCATCGACGCCAACCGCGGCGACTATCAGAACGGTTGGGACACCGACCAGTTCCCCATCGACAACTTCGAACTGACCCAAGCCATGCTGCAAATCATCCGCAACGGCGGATTCACCGACGGCGGCACCAATTTCGATGCCAAGACCCGCCGCAACTCCACCGACCTGGAAGACATCTTCATCGCCCACATCGCTGCCATGGACGCCATGGCACGCGCACTGGAGAGCGCTGCCGCCATCATCGAGCAGTCGCCCTATTGCCAGATGTTCAAAGAGCGCTACGCTTCGTTCGACAGCGGCATGGGAAAAGAGTTCGAGCAGGGCAAGCTCTCGCTGGAACAGGTCTATGAATATGGCAAGACGGTTGGCGAACCTGAGCTGCGCAGCGGCAAGCAGGAACTGTATGAAGCCATCGTGAATATGTACTGCTAA
- the xylE gene encoding D-xylose transporter XylE yields MTDTTSSQGSRLYLFSIVLVAVLGGLLFGYDTAVISGAEKGLQAFFLGASDYTHTDFLHGITSSSALIGCIIGSALSGIFASWLGRKRSLVMAGVFFFLSALGSYAPEFLFFEQGKPSFGLFIAFNMYRILGGIGVGLASAICPMYIAEVSPSHLRGTLVSWNQFAIIFGQLVVYFVNFMILGEHTNPVIERIASGLYSVGAESDPWTIATGWRYMFVSEAVPAGLFTILVCFVPETPRYLVLTGNHDKALHVLTRINGTEKAKAILKEIKETATQKTERLFTYGVLVIFIGIMLSVFQQIVGINAVLYFAPRIFESIGMGDPMAQTVLMGVVNILFTLLAVFTVERVGRKPLLIIGSLGMALGAFGVTFFNMIDGLPAVVAVVSIMIYSASFMFSWGPICWVLISEIFPNTIRGAAVAIAVAFQWIFNFIVSSTFLPMYNMSVGDMGEKFGHMFAYGLYGIMCIIAAIFVWRLVPETKGKTLEDMSRLWRK; encoded by the coding sequence ATGACCGACACAACATCATCACAAGGCAGCAGACTCTATCTGTTCAGCATCGTGCTCGTAGCGGTGCTGGGCGGTTTGCTGTTCGGATATGACACGGCAGTGATTTCCGGTGCGGAGAAAGGACTCCAGGCGTTTTTCCTGGGTGCCAGCGACTACACGCACACTGATTTCCTGCATGGCATCACCTCGTCGAGCGCACTGATAGGCTGCATCATCGGCAGCGCGCTGTCGGGCATCTTTGCCTCATGGTTGGGACGTAAGCGTTCGCTCGTCATGGCAGGCGTATTCTTCTTCCTGTCGGCACTGGGCTCTTATGCACCCGAATTTCTCTTCTTCGAGCAAGGCAAGCCCTCCTTCGGGCTGTTCATCGCTTTCAACATGTACCGCATCCTGGGCGGCATCGGCGTGGGCTTGGCTTCCGCCATCTGCCCCATGTATATCGCCGAGGTGTCGCCCAGTCATCTGCGTGGCACGCTCGTGTCGTGGAACCAGTTTGCCATCATCTTCGGACAGCTGGTGGTATATTTCGTCAATTTCATGATTCTGGGCGAGCATACCAACCCCGTCATTGAGCGCATCGCCAGCGGGCTCTACAGCGTAGGAGCAGAGAGCGACCCGTGGACCATCGCCACCGGCTGGCGCTACATGTTTGTGAGCGAGGCTGTTCCGGCAGGACTCTTCACGATACTGGTGTGCTTCGTGCCCGAGACACCGCGCTACCTGGTGCTCACCGGCAACCACGACAAGGCACTGCACGTGCTCACACGAATCAACGGCACGGAAAAAGCCAAAGCCATCCTGAAGGAAATCAAGGAGACCGCCACCCAGAAGACCGAACGGCTGTTCACCTATGGCGTGCTGGTCATCTTCATCGGCATCATGCTGAGCGTGTTCCAGCAGATAGTCGGCATCAATGCCGTGCTCTATTTCGCTCCGCGCATCTTCGAGTCCATCGGCATGGGCGACCCCATGGCGCAGACGGTGCTCATGGGCGTGGTCAATATCCTGTTCACCCTGCTGGCGGTATTCACCGTAGAGCGTGTCGGTCGCAAGCCGCTGCTCATCATCGGTTCGCTGGGCATGGCGCTGGGAGCCTTCGGTGTGACATTCTTCAACATGATTGACGGGCTGCCGGCAGTGGTCGCAGTGGTGAGCATTATGATTTACAGCGCCTCGTTCATGTTCTCGTGGGGACCCATCTGCTGGGTACTGATATCCGAGATTTTCCCCAACACCATCCGCGGTGCAGCCGTTGCCATTGCCGTCGCGTTCCAGTGGATTTTCAACTTCATCGTCTCTTCCACCTTCCTGCCGATGTACAACATGAGCGTGGGTGACATGGGCGAGAAGTTCGGTCACATGTTCGCCTACGGACTATATGGCATCATGTGCATCATTGCCGCCATCTTTGTATGGCGCCTGGTGCCCGAGACCAAGGGCAAGACGCTGGAAGACATGAGCCGCCTGTGGCGCAAATAG
- a CDS encoding leucine-rich repeat domain-containing protein, giving the protein MKTIRFSPTHILRVFLLAFALMCGMSVSAQTSFTIGSLKYTTTSDTTVSVAKNDPPTGDLVIPESVEHNGTLYSVTSIGYRAFEACTGLTSVTIPNSVTSIGSEAFNSCSGLTSVTIPNSVTSIGRSAFSSCSGLTSIDIPNSVTGIGQSMFENCSGLTSIDIPNSVTVIGYYAFSGCTGLNFITIPNSVTFIGGSAFRGCTSLISIDIPDSVTSIGSRMFQGCESLTSITIPNSVTSIGDYAFDGCSGLTSVTIPNSVTSIGSYAFQNCTGLTSVTIPNSVTSIGRSAFYGCSGLTSITIPNSVTSIGEAAFYGCSGLTSVTIPNSVTSIGYVAFHLCSGLTSVTIPNSVTSIGSGAFGGCSGLTSITIPNSVTSIGSGAFAYCSGLTSITIPNSVTSIGERAFSRCTGLISVTIGNSVTSIGQSAFEDCSGLTKVIVNNIAAWCNISFYYNSNPLGNAGHLYSDENTEITNLVIPDEVTSIKRYTFYGCSGLTSVTIPNSVTSIGDYAFRYCSGLTSVTIGNSVTSIGERAFSDCTGLTSVTIPNSVTSIGDYAFRYCSGLTSVTIGNSVTSIGWGAFYGCSGLTSVTIPNSVTSIGSWAFHLCSGLTSVTIPNSVTSIGSWAFSDCSGLTSIAIPNSVTSIGSWAFRECRRLTSVTIPNSVTSIGESAFYNCYGLTDIYCHIEEPLTIASDVFNNVHTNTCTLHVPIGSKVKYQAADVWKEFLNIVEDLPTGIVSIDNSQLTIENDVWFTLNGVRLNGKPTIPGIYIVNGKRVVIK; this is encoded by the coding sequence ATGAAAACAATTAGATTTAGTCCTACTCATATCTTGCGCGTTTTCCTTTTAGCTTTTGCATTGATGTGTGGTATGAGCGTTTCTGCCCAAACTTCGTTTACTATCGGTTCACTGAAATATACTACGACGAGTGACACGACGGTAAGCGTAGCTAAAAATGATCCCCCAACAGGAGATTTGGTTATTCCTGAAAGTGTGGAACATAACGGAACGCTATATTCCGTGACGAGCATTGGATACAGGGCGTTCGAAGCTTGCACAGGTCTGACCTCCGTCACCATCCCCAACTCCGTGACAAGCATTGGAAGTGAAGCGTTCAATAGTTGCAGCGGTCTGACCTCTGTCACCATCCCCAACTCCGTGACGAGCATTGGAAGGTCTGCGTTCTCTAGTTGCAGCGGTCTGACCTCTATTGATATTCCCAACTCCGTGACGGGCATTGGTCAATCAATGTTCGAAAACTGCAGCGGTCTGACCTCCATTGATATCCCCAACTCTGTGACGGTCATTGGATATTATGCGTTCTCTGGCTGTACAGGTTTGAATTTTATCACTATTCCAAACTCCGTGACATTCATTGGAGGGAGTGCATTTCGTGGCTGTACAAGTCTGATATCAATTGATATTCCCGACTCCGTGACGAGCATTGGAAGTCGAATGTTTCAAGGTTGCGAAAGCCTGACCTCCATCACCATCCCCAACTCCGTGACGAGCATTGGAGATTATGCGTTCGATGGTTGCAGCGGTCTGACCTCCGTGACCATCCCCAACTCCGTGACGAGCATTGGAAGTTATGCGTTCCAAAACTGCACAGGTCTGACCTCCGTCACCATCCCCAACTCCGTGACGAGCATTGGAAGGTCTGCGTTCTATGGTTGTAGCGGTCTGACCTCCATCACCATCCCCAACTCCGTGACGAGCATTGGAGAGGCTGCGTTCTATGGTTGTAGCGGTCTGACCTCCGTCACCATTCCCAACTCAGTCACGAGCATTGGATATGTAGCGTTCCATCTTTGCAGTGGTTTGACTTCCGTCACCATCCCCAACTCCGTGACAAGCATAGGAAGTGGTGCGTTCGGGGGTTGCAGCGGTCTGACTTCCATCACCATCCCCAACTCCGTGACGAGCATAGGAAGTGGTGCGTTCGCTTATTGCAGCGGTCTGACCTCCATCACCATCCCCAACTCCGTGACGAGCATTGGAGAGAGGGCGTTCTCTCGTTGCACTGGTCTGATCTCCGTCACCATCGGCAACTCCGTGACGAGCATTGGACAGTCTGCGTTCGAGGATTGCAGCGGTTTGACAAAAGTGATTGTCAATAATATTGCAGCATGGTGTAATATCTCATTTTATTATAATAGTAATCCTTTAGGCAATGCAGGGCATCTTTATAGTGACGAGAATACAGAAATTACGAATTTGGTAATACCTGACGAGGTAACGAGTATAAAACGCTATACGTTCTATGGTTGCAGCGGTCTGACCTCCGTCACCATCCCCAACTCAGTGACGAGCATTGGAGATTATGCGTTCAGGTATTGCAGTGGTCTGACCTCCGTCACCATCGGCAACTCCGTGACGAGCATTGGAGAGAGGGCGTTCTCGGATTGCACTGGTCTGACCTCCGTAACCATCCCCAACTCCGTGACGAGCATTGGAGATTATGCGTTCAGGTATTGCAGTGGTCTGACCTCCGTCACCATCGGCAACTCCGTGACGAGCATTGGATGGGGTGCGTTCTATGGTTGCAGCGGTCTGACCTCCGTCACCATTCCCAACTCCGTGACAAGCATTGGAAGCTGGGCGTTCCATCTTTGCAGTGGTTTGACTTCCGTCACCATCCCCAACTCCGTGACAAGCATAGGAAGCTGGGCGTTCTCGGATTGCAGTGGTCTGACTTCCATCGCTATCCCCAACTCCGTGACGAGCATTGGAAGCTGGGCGTTCCGAGAATGCAGAAGATTAACCTCCGTCACCATCCCCAACTCCGTGACGAGCATTGGAGAGAGTGCGTTCTATAATTGCTACGGTCTGACGGATATTTATTGCCATATAGAAGAACCATTGACGATAGCGTCTGATGTATTTAATAATGTCCATACAAACACCTGCACGCTTCATGTGCCTATCGGAAGCAAGGTGAAATACCAAGCAGCGGATGTTTGGAAGGAATTCCTGAATATCGTTGAAGACTTGCCGACGGGCATCGTTTCAATTGATAATTCACAATTGACAATAGAGAATGACGTTTGGTTTACGCTCAACGGCGTGCGGCTCAACGGCAAACCGACAATCCCGGGCATCTATATCGTTAACGGAAAACGAGTCGTGATTAAGTGA
- a CDS encoding alpha-L-fucosidase, translating to MRKALLFILLLLSVTTHAQEIAMRDSVNYRQRMEWFGKAKLGIFIHWGIYAVRGVSESWSFYNERLPYDEYMAQQKGFTASKWDPQEWVRLIKESGAQYTVITSKHHDGVALWDTKAGKLSTRKNTPARRDLLTPFAEEVRRQGLRLGLYFSLLDWSHADYPNWTKNTVRYKIDEQPKRWEKFVNFNFAQLAELSRQFNPDLWWFDGDWEQTAEAWHAPEIIALLRQYNANCIVNSRIQGYGDYLTPERGIPTERPHIPYWELCQTMNDSWGYYPTDTNYKSSYQLLRLFVDCLSMGGNLLLDIGPREDGTIPEEQIAILKAFSRWTKKHAEAIYDTRAGIPTNYFQGYTTLNQRGDVLYLYLPYRPHGMVEIKGLVSKVKRARVVGSGAALDYKMWNQPSWSNIPGNFYITVPDSVLDPDITVIALELDGPIKLYSGEGKVIEAN from the coding sequence ATGAGAAAAGCACTTCTTTTTATACTGTTGCTCCTTTCTGTAACGACGCATGCGCAGGAGATTGCCATGCGCGACAGCGTGAACTACCGGCAGCGGATGGAATGGTTCGGGAAAGCCAAGCTCGGCATCTTCATCCATTGGGGAATCTATGCCGTCAGAGGGGTCTCGGAGAGTTGGTCGTTCTACAACGAGCGGCTGCCATACGACGAGTATATGGCACAACAGAAAGGGTTCACGGCATCGAAATGGGACCCGCAGGAGTGGGTGCGCCTGATTAAGGAGAGCGGTGCGCAATACACCGTCATTACGTCCAAGCACCACGACGGCGTGGCGCTGTGGGACACCAAGGCGGGAAAACTGAGCACCAGGAAGAATACGCCTGCGCGTCGCGACCTGCTCACGCCGTTTGCGGAGGAGGTGCGCAGACAGGGACTGCGGCTGGGACTGTACTTCTCGCTGCTCGACTGGTCGCATGCGGACTATCCCAACTGGACGAAAAACACTGTCAGATATAAGATTGACGAGCAGCCCAAGCGGTGGGAAAAGTTCGTGAATTTCAACTTCGCGCAGTTGGCAGAGCTGTCGCGCCAGTTCAACCCCGACCTGTGGTGGTTCGACGGCGATTGGGAACAGACGGCAGAAGCGTGGCACGCACCCGAGATTATTGCGCTGTTGCGTCAATACAACGCCAACTGCATCGTCAACTCGCGCATTCAAGGCTATGGCGACTACCTGACGCCAGAACGGGGCATCCCCACCGAGCGGCCGCACATACCCTACTGGGAACTCTGCCAGACGATGAACGACTCGTGGGGATATTACCCGACGGACACCAATTACAAGTCGTCTTACCAGCTGCTGCGCCTGTTTGTCGATTGCCTGTCGATGGGCGGAAACCTGCTGCTCGACATCGGACCGCGCGAGGACGGCACCATTCCCGAGGAACAGATTGCCATACTCAAAGCGTTCAGCAGATGGACGAAGAAGCACGCCGAAGCCATCTACGACACCCGGGCAGGCATCCCGACCAACTATTTCCAAGGATATACGACGCTCAACCAACGGGGCGACGTGCTCTATCTCTACCTGCCATACCGCCCGCACGGGATGGTGGAAATCAAGGGACTCGTGAGCAAGGTGAAGCGGGCGCGCGTCGTAGGCAGTGGGGCGGCGCTTGACTATAAGATGTGGAACCAGCCGTCGTGGAGCAACATTCCCGGCAACTTCTACATCACCGTGCCCGACAGCGTGCTCGACCCGGACATCACGGTCATCGCCCTCGAACTGGACGGACCCATCAAACTCTATTCGGGCGAAGGGAAAGTCATCGAAGCCAACTGA
- a CDS encoding DUF6530 family protein, with amino-acid sequence MIPKHLSHKPIVGVDNYERIDGHTANNTDARALSVGFAQYDNKEISAKVFRKAPTQWSPQSEELPLHRCIDLCTLIVKSLLLVDQKGVSTSGNINPIVYDKEGLKKISEFYKLHKDSVLMPKLRELQDALNTFMP; translated from the coding sequence ATGATACCAAAACATCTTTCCCACAAGCCCATCGTAGGCGTTGATAATTATGAACGTATTGACGGGCACACTGCCAATAATACGGATGCCCGTGCACTTTCTGTCGGATTTGCTCAATATGATAACAAAGAAATATCTGCAAAGGTTTTTCGAAAAGCACCCACACAATGGAGTCCCCAAAGTGAGGAATTGCCATTGCACCGGTGTATTGATTTGTGTACTTTGATTGTAAAATCGCTTTTGCTTGTAGATCAAAAAGGAGTTTCAACTTCGGGTAATATAAATCCTATAGTCTATGACAAAGAGGGATTAAAGAAAATCAGTGAGTTCTACAAGTTACACAAGGATTCAGTTTTGATGCCGAAATTACGCGAATTACAAGATGCATTAAATACATTTATGCCTTAA